The window GTGCGCGCGCATCGGCAACTCGTCGTGCCTGTTCACGGCGGGCATTTTCTGTGGCGACCGCCTGCTGATCTCTGCCGAGCTGGTCTACGTGTTTGCCGACCCGGCCACGCAAACCTCCCGTCCGGTGCCGCCCGCACTGCGCGCGATCTTCGAAGGGTTTGAAGCGGGCGCCGAGATGGCCGAGGTGCGCACGGGCGACTGGAACACCCTGGGCCGCGATGCCGGCCGCGTGCGCACCGATGTGTTTGTGCACGAGCAGGGCATCCCGGCCGAGGTTGAGGCCGATAGGCATGACATCTCGGCGCGCCACGCCGTGCTGTACAACCGGCTGGGCATGCCCGTCGCTGCGGGTCGCCTGCTGCAGCAGTCACCCGGCGTGGGCCGCATCGGCCGCATGGCGGTGGACCGGTCAGTGCGCGGCGCGCAGTGGGGCCGTCAATTGCTGGATGCGCTGGTGGACGCTGCACGCGCCCGGGGCGATGCCGAAGTGCAATTGCACGCCCAGCGTAGCGCCGAGGGCTTCTACCGCAGTGCGGGGTTCACGGTGGTGGGTGAGCCGTACGAAGAGGCGGGCATTGCGCACATTGCCATGGTCCGCAAGCTCTGAGGGTTTGCTATTGAAAAGAGAGCTGCTCGAGCATGTTCGACTAGCAAATTCGCCCGATTTGGCTCAGATATCGTCCAGCAGCGGGTAGGGCAGGGGCAACAACGACAGCGCCACGCCGCCTGCTGCGCCCACCTGCAGTGCGCCCTCTTGGGCGGCACTGATCTGTAGCGACACGATGGTGTCAAATCCGCCGCCCGGCGCAGCGGCCACCTGCACCACGGTGCCGCAGGGTTGTTCCAGGTCGCTGGTGCTGAACACCTCGGTTCCCACCGCCACCTCGGCCGCCGCGTGGGCGATGTAGGCACGGCGCTTGAGCGTGCCCCGGAACTGGCTGCGTGCCACCACTTCCTGGCCGGGGTAGCAGCCTTTCTTGAAGTTCACGCCGCCCACAGATTCATAGTTGAGCATCTGGGGCACAAAGGCTTCGACCACCGGCGTGGTCAGCGTGGCGACGCCGCTGATGACTTCGCTCCAGAGCCACAGCGTCGCATCCAGCGCCGGGCCTGCGGGCGCGGGCTCTGTGGCGGGGGCTACCCACAGGGCGCGTGGGGTGAGGTCCGCGGGATAGAGGTGCACCACCGTTGCAGTACCAAAATCAGCTTTGGTCCAGGCCGGTTGGGCACTGCCAGCTACGGCATTGATAGCATCTCCAGCGATGCCATACAGGGCGAAGTCACCGGTAGCATCCGTCAACTTGGCCTTGGCGCGCATCACAAACATCGACAGGCGCTTGAGCGTGGCGGGCAGCAGGTCGCGGCTGCAGACCAGCAGCACCTCGGTGGCGCTGCGCTTGAAGCCGATGAAGCTGGCCTGCATGCGGCCCTTGGCCGACAAGAAGGCCGCAAGGCGGGCCTGGTCCATGCCCAGCAGGGCGAAATCCTGGGTGAGCTGGCCGTGCAGAAACTTGGCGGCGTCTTCGCCTTCCACGCGAATCACGCCGAGGTGGGACAGGGGGGCAATGCCATTCAAGGGGTAGGTCATCGCTGAATTATGATGCCCTGATTCATACATATTGGTAGCAGGGTTGTGCGACGTTTACTGGCTTTGATCGTGTTGGTGGGGATCGCACTGGGCGGCGCTGCGTATTGGTGGCTGCACCAGCCGCTGGACCTGGGCCCCGAGCCGCTGGAGCTGGCCATCGAGCCCGGCACCACGCCGCGCGGCGTGGCCCGCGATGTGGTGGCGGCCGGGGTGAAGACGGATGCGCGCCTGCTGTATGCCTGGTTCCGCGTTTCGGGGCAAGATCGTGCCATCAAGGCGGGCAACTACGAAATCCCGCCCGGCACCACGCCCATCAGCCTGCTGCAAAAGCTGGCCCGGGGCGAAGAGGCCTTGCGCGCACTCACCCTGGTCGAAGGCTGGAACTGGCGCCAGGTGCGCCAGGCGCTGGCCAAGGAAGAGCAGATCAAACACGATGCTGCCGCCTTGACCGACGAGGCGCTGATGGCCCAGCTGGGCCGCCCCGGCGTGGCGCCCGAGGGGCGGTTCTTCCCGGACACCTACACCTACGCCAAAGGCTCCAGCGATATTGCCTTGCTGCGCCGGGCGATGCACGCCATGGACCGCCATCTGGAGGCGGCCTGGGCCCAGCGCGCGGCCGACACCCCGCTCAAATCGGCGGACGAAGCGCTGACGCTGGCCAGCATTGTCGAAAAGGAAACTGGCAAGGCCAGCGACCGGGGCCAGATTGCGGGCGTGTTCGTCAACCGCCTGCGGGTGGGCATGCTGCTGCAGACCGACCCCACGGTGATCTACGGCCTGGGCGAGAAGTTCGACGGCAACCTGCGCAAGCGCGACCTGCAGTCCGACACTCCCTGGAACACCTACACCCGCGCGGGACTGCCGCCCACGCCGATCGCCATGCCCGGCAAGGCCTCGCTGCTGGCCGCCGTGCAACCCCAGGCTACGCGCGCGCTCTACTTTGTGGCCAAGGGCGACGGCACCAGCCACTTCAGCGCCTCGCTGGAGGAGCACAACCGCGCCGTCAACCGCTACCAGCGCGGGCAGCAGTAAACCGTTTCTTGAACCAAGGTGCCCATGTCACGACCCGGTCTGTTCATTTCGTTTGAAGGCATCGACGGTGCAGGCAAGTCCTCGCACATCGAGGGCCTGGCTGCGGCGTTCCGTACCCAGGGCCGCACCGTCACCGTGAGTCGCGAACCCGGCGGCACGCCGCTGGCCGAAAAGCTGCGCGAGATGGTCCTGAACGACCCCATGGATGCGCTCACCGAGTCGCTGCTGATCTTTGCTGCCCGCCGCGACCACCTGTGCAATGTGATTGAGCCCGCTCTGGCCCGGGGCGACGTGGTGCTGTGCGACCGGTTCACCGATGCCACGTTTGCCTACCAGGGCGCAGGGCGGGGCTTCGATTTGGGTGTGCTATCAACTTTGGAGCGCCTGGCGCAGACGGGACTAGCGCCTGAGGCCAATTTGATGCGTGAACCCGATCTGACGGTGTGGTTTGACTTGGCACCGGAGGTGGCGGCCGAGCGCCTGGCCGGTGCGCGTGTGCCCGACCGCTTCGAGGCTCAGCCGGTCGAGTTCTTCCGCCGCGTGGCCCGGGGCTATGCCGACCGCGCCGCTGCAGCGCCCCAGCGTTTTGCGCGCCTGGACGCAGCGCAGGAGCGCCATCGCGTGTGGCAGCAGCTCACCAGCGTGT of the Acidovorax sp. 107 genome contains:
- a CDS encoding YbgC/FadM family acyl-CoA thioesterase; amino-acid sequence: MQRTDFRCFHRLRVRWAEVDMQKIVFNAHYLMYVDTAMSEYWRALALPYEASMLALGGEMYVKKATVEYHASARLDDTLDVGLKCARIGNSSCLFTAGIFCGDRLLISAELVYVFADPATQTSRPVPPALRAIFEGFEAGAEMAEVRTGDWNTLGRDAGRVRTDVFVHEQGIPAEVEADRHDISARHAVLYNRLGMPVAAGRLLQQSPGVGRIGRMAVDRSVRGAQWGRQLLDALVDAARARGDAEVQLHAQRSAEGFYRSAGFTVVGEPYEEAGIAHIAMVRKL
- a CDS encoding folate-binding protein YgfZ translates to MTYPLNGIAPLSHLGVIRVEGEDAAKFLHGQLTQDFALLGMDQARLAAFLSAKGRMQASFIGFKRSATEVLLVCSRDLLPATLKRLSMFVMRAKAKLTDATGDFALYGIAGDAINAVAGSAQPAWTKADFGTATVVHLYPADLTPRALWVAPATEPAPAGPALDATLWLWSEVISGVATLTTPVVEAFVPQMLNYESVGGVNFKKGCYPGQEVVARSQFRGTLKRRAYIAHAAAEVAVGTEVFSTSDLEQPCGTVVQVAAAPGGGFDTIVSLQISAAQEGALQVGAAGGVALSLLPLPYPLLDDI
- the mltG gene encoding endolytic transglycosylase MltG — its product is MRRLLALIVLVGIALGGAAYWWLHQPLDLGPEPLELAIEPGTTPRGVARDVVAAGVKTDARLLYAWFRVSGQDRAIKAGNYEIPPGTTPISLLQKLARGEEALRALTLVEGWNWRQVRQALAKEEQIKHDAAALTDEALMAQLGRPGVAPEGRFFPDTYTYAKGSSDIALLRRAMHAMDRHLEAAWAQRAADTPLKSADEALTLASIVEKETGKASDRGQIAGVFVNRLRVGMLLQTDPTVIYGLGEKFDGNLRKRDLQSDTPWNTYTRAGLPPTPIAMPGKASLLAAVQPQATRALYFVAKGDGTSHFSASLEEHNRAVNRYQRGQQ
- the tmk gene encoding dTMP kinase gives rise to the protein MSRPGLFISFEGIDGAGKSSHIEGLAAAFRTQGRTVTVSREPGGTPLAEKLREMVLNDPMDALTESLLIFAARRDHLCNVIEPALARGDVVLCDRFTDATFAYQGAGRGFDLGVLSTLERLAQTGLAPEANLMREPDLTVWFDLAPEVAAERLAGARVPDRFEAQPVEFFRRVARGYADRAAAAPQRFARLDAAQERHRVWQQLTSVFVRKGWLAIMVATQGGPQ